In Pseudomonadales bacterium, the genomic stretch CCATACACCAGCGCCACCTTGTCCAGAACGTTCGACTCCTTCATTTCATGGTAGAAGTCGTTGCCCTCGCGGGTACGCTCGCCCACACCGGCGAACACCGAGTAACCCGAGTGCTCGATCGCAATATTGCGGATCAGCTCCATCAGCGTCACGGTCTTGCCCACACCGGCGCCACCGAACAGACCGATCTTGCCACCCTTGGAGATCGGCATGATCAGGTCGATGACCTTGATGCCCGTCTCCAGCAGTTCGACCGCCTGTGACTGCTCGGCGTAGGTCGGCGCAGCGCGGTGGATGGGCATGCGCGCCTGCTCGCCGATCGGACCCTTCTCGTCGATCGGGCGACCGAGCACGTCCATGATGCGGCCCAGCGTTTCCTTGCCGACCGGCACCTTCAGTGCACCGCCGGTGTTGCTGACGTCGAGCCCGCGGCGCACGCCTTCGGTGGAGCCCATGGCGATCGTGCGCACGACGCCGTCACCGAGCTGCTGCTGCACTTCCAGCACCAGGTCGCGGTTCGCCACCGTGAGCGCGTCGTACACGGCCGGTACGGCGTTGCGGGGGAACTCGACGTCGATCACGGCGCCGATGACCTGTACGATCTTTCCACTGCTCATCTCATGTTCCTCATCAGTCTTGTGATTGCGCCGCCGGGGCGCATCCGAGGTATCTGCCAATCCTTCGCGTCGTATCGGTGCCCCGTCTCAGGAAACCGCTGCAGCGCCGCCGACGATCTCGGCGAGTTCCTGCGTGATCGCCGCCTGGCGCGCCTTGTTGTAGACGAGCTGCAGATCGGAGATCAGTTGTCCGGCGTTTTCCGTAGCGTTCTTCATCGCGACCATGCGTGCGGCCTGCTCGCAGGCGAGATTCTCGACCACAGCCTGGTAGACCTGGGATTCGATATAGCGCGTGAACAGCCCGTCGAGCAGCTCCTTTGCGTCCGGCTCGTACAGATAATCCCAGTGATGCTTGAGTGCCTGGTCTTCGGATGCCTCGAGCGGCAGGATCTGCGCGACCGTTGGCACCTGCGTCATCGTGTTGACGAATTCGTTGCTGGCGAGATAAAGGCGATCGATCTTCTGCTCGGCGTAGGCGTCGAGCATCACCTTCACGCCGCCGACCAGATCCGTGGGCGCAGGCTCGTCACCGAGGCCGCGCATCGCCGCGATGATGCGCCCACCCATGCTGCCGAAGAAGCTGGCGCCCTTGCCACCGATCACGCACAGGTCGATTTCGATGGCCTTGTCGTGCCACTCCTTCATTGCCCGCAATACGGTCTTGAACAGGTTGATGTTCAGTCCGCCGCAGAGCCCGCGGTCGCTCGAGACGACGATGAAGCCGACCCGGCGTACCTCGCGCTCCTGTATATAGAGGTGGTGATACTCCGGCGTCGCATTCGCAATGTGCCCCACGACCGCACGGATACGCCCGGCGTACGGCTTGCCGCGTGCCATGCGATCCTGCGCCTTGCGCATCTTGCTGGCCGCCACCATTTCCATCGCCTTCGTGATCTTCTGCGTGCTGGCCACGCTGGCGATCTTGGTGCGGATTTCCTTTGCGCCTGCCATGTGCTGCCCTCGGGTTGCTTACCAGGCCTGGGTGGCGACGAATTTGTCCAGCGCCTCTTTCAGGGCTTTGGCGGTGTCCTGGCTGTAGTCGCCGGTGCTGTTGATCGAGTTCATCAGGGCACCGTATTCGCTCGCCATGAACGAATGCAGCGCGGCCTCGAAGTCGAGTACTTTCTTGATCTCGATGTTCTTCAGATAGCCTTCGTTCGCGGCAAACAGCGACACCGCCATCTGCGCCACCGAGAGCGGCGAGTACTGCTTCTGCTTCATCAGCTCGGTCACGCGCTGTCCGTGCTCGAGCTGGGCACGGGTCGCTTCGTCCAGGTCGGAGGCAAACTGCGCGAACGCAGCCAGCTCGCGGTACTGCGCGAGCGCAAGACGGATACCGCCACCGAGCTTCTTGATGATCGTGGTCTGCGCCGAGCCGCCGACCCGCGATACCGAAAGACCCGCGTTCATCGCAGGACGCACACCGGCGTTGAACAGGCTGCTTTCGAGGAAGATCTGGCCGTCGGTGATCGAAATCACGTTGGTCGGTACGAACGCCGACACGTCGCCAGCCTGCGTTTCGATGATCGGCAGCGCGGTCAGCGAACCGGTCTTGCCCTTGACCTCGCCGTTCGTGAACTTCTCGACGTAGTCGGTGTTCACGCGTGCGGCACGCTCGAGCAGACGCGAGTGCAGGTAGAACACGTCACCCGGATACGCCTCGCGGCCCGGCGGACGACGCAGCAGCAACGAGATCTGGCGGTACGCCCACGCCTGCTTGGTCAGGTCGTCGTAGATGATCAGCGCATCCTGACCGCGATCGCGGTAATACTCGCCCATCGTGCAGCCGGCAAACGGTGCGATGTACTGCATCGAGGCCGGATTCGACGCGCTCGCGACGACGACGACGGTGTGCGCCAGCGCGCCGTGCTCCTCGAGCTTGCGCACCACGGCGGCGATCGAGGACTGCTTCTGGCCGATGGCCACGTAGATGCACTTAACGCCGGTGCCTTTCTGGTTGATGATCGTGTCGATCGCGATCGCGGTCTTGCCGATCTGGCGGTCACCGATGATCAGCTCGCGCTGGCCACGGCCCACCGGCACCATCGAGTCGAGCGCCTTGAGTCCGGTCTGCACCGGCTGCGATACCGACTGGCGCGTGATCACGCCGGGAGCGACCTTCTCGATCGGGTCGAACAGCTTCGCATTGATCGGGCCCTTGCCGTC encodes the following:
- a CDS encoding F0F1 ATP synthase subunit alpha; this encodes MQQLNPTEISEIIKQRIERLDVSTQAQNEGTIVSVSDGIVRIHGLGEVMYGEMIEFQGGVYGMALNLERDSVGAVVLGEYKGLEEGQTCRCTGRVLEVPIGPELEGRVVDALGNPIDGKGPINAKLFDPIEKVAPGVITRQSVSQPVQTGLKALDSMVPVGRGQRELIIGDRQIGKTAIAIDTIINQKGTGVKCIYVAIGQKQSSIAAVVRKLEEHGALAHTVVVVASASNPASMQYIAPFAGCTMGEYYRDRGQDALIIYDDLTKQAWAYRQISLLLRRPPGREAYPGDVFYLHSRLLERAARVNTDYVEKFTNGEVKGKTGSLTALPIIETQAGDVSAFVPTNVISITDGQIFLESSLFNAGVRPAMNAGLSVSRVGGSAQTTIIKKLGGGIRLALAQYRELAAFAQFASDLDEATRAQLEHGQRVTELMKQKQYSPLSVAQMAVSLFAANEGYLKNIEIKKVLDFEAALHSFMASEYGALMNSINSTGDYSQDTAKALKEALDKFVATQAW
- the atpG gene encoding F0F1 ATP synthase subunit gamma, which produces MAGAKEIRTKIASVASTQKITKAMEMVAASKMRKAQDRMARGKPYAGRIRAVVGHIANATPEYHHLYIQEREVRRVGFIVVSSDRGLCGGLNINLFKTVLRAMKEWHDKAIEIDLCVIGGKGASFFGSMGGRIIAAMRGLGDEPAPTDLVGGVKVMLDAYAEQKIDRLYLASNEFVNTMTQVPTVAQILPLEASEDQALKHHWDYLYEPDAKELLDGLFTRYIESQVYQAVVENLACEQAARMVAMKNATENAGQLISDLQLVYNKARQAAITQELAEIVGGAAAVS